In Vicia villosa cultivar HV-30 ecotype Madison, WI linkage group LG7, Vvil1.0, whole genome shotgun sequence, the DNA window CGGTTTCAAAGCTTCCAAGAACGGATGGTATTTTGAGTCTTATGCTTGGTCATCTGGAAATACAGACCCTGAACCTGTTTCGAAGTGAGCACTTATTCTTGCCCTTTTACCCAATTGCATATCTTACTAAAATATCTATCAATGACCTTAAACTCACTTATTCATGGTAGGTTCAAAGTTGAGGTTGAAGTTGTCTATGGTGAACACAATGGAACATTTGTTTTTTGGGATAAGGATTGTATTCCTTTTACAAAATTGACTGCTAGGGAATTAAGAGAGGTTATGAAAGAGGTGAGTTTTGGTCATTGGCATTTCGCTTTTATTGCATTATGCCGGTTACTTTCTTATTAATCCTATAGTAATTTCGTTTTTTTTGCATAGGCTGGAGAAGACAATCCTAAAATTTGGCCTGCTCATCTAGATGTTTTGTTGAATAAACAATTTGTGTTTCGTGTCAAGTATCAACAACAGTACCGACAATTCTCTATCGTGAAAATACTTAACGAGGAGGGCCTTTATGAGAAGTTTGACAATTACCTCACCCCGGATGAGGTGCATAATATGTTTCATGCTACTTTTGGAACTTCCATAATCATTTAGAGTACTTCATCATTTGATTTACATTAATAACACATTGGTTGTTTCATGTTACAGACCATGCCACCTCAGACCATTCTTGAAACGTCCACCACTGCTCCGATACGTATTCCAAACCAAGTAAGTTCATGGATCTTTACTTTTGTATATTGTAAAAAACAGTCTACTGTTAACTCCATAAAATGATTAACTCTTTTCTATGTCTCATTTGTAGCTCACACAAACTTCGGAGCAATCAATCGGTGCTGAGCCATACTCGGCTGCTAACCCGACTTGGAGCCCAGAAGCAAGCTCCAATAGTACTCCAGCCAAGAGGGGATCAGAGTCAACCTCGGTTAATGATATCATCCAAGCTGAGGAGATCACTCCCAAACAATCCGCCACTAAGGCCAAGACTGGAAAGAAGCTTAAGCATTTGAAGAAAGAATGATTTGGTGGGTTTATTTCAACaatttctctctattttgttgCTGTATCTAGCATTTTGGAAGTGTAAGGATATATTCCACTAACTGCACTGATTTCTGAACTACTCTTTTCTGAACTACTCTCATCATTAGTTATCTATGCCATGACTCTGTAGTACTATAACTCCTTGAAGCAATATTCCACATGTTTTGTAATCATTCTGATATTATAAATATCTAATTGTTGATCAATTCGTCTTATATGCTTAGAATTGCTTCCTTATATAATATTCAAAAAGGCTGGGTTGCAAATGAACCAAACATCCTGCAAGAATAACAAATGATTTACATTTTCCCTAATACATAACTACATGTTCCCTAATCACCTACAATATTTTACATCTTCCCTAATCACATGTTCCCTAATTAAGAGCAAGAAAACGTATGTTCCTAATTGTGCATAGATTTACCAATGCTGAAAATTACCTACAATATTATACATTATCACTAATCACATGTTCCCTAATTAAGCTGGTAGATATTAGACATGGTAATGCAGCCTAACTTACTTTTGAAGAATATGTATTGGCAGTTGGTTTCTTCAATAGATTAGCTTCCTGAATATTCAGTAGATTCCACATAACACTTGAGTTTAATAAATTCCATCTTTAAGATATTGTTAGGTagcaaatttatttttcaatgttttgatAACAAAGTAATAAAAATAAGCAATTTGTTGAAGAATTGATGTGAGCTACAATCTAGAATTATTTAGACATAATCAATGAAAATCCAATTGTGTGAATATCATTTTGTATTATTTGGACAGATATTTATAACTAGCAATGGTCTTATTGGACATCACATAACTTCTACAAGTTGTACCTGCAAGTCTAGAATATGAATTAACTAATGTTACCATTAGTTAACATTAGTATAGGTGACAGCACACAATTGGATGGATACTTACTGATAATTACCTAATTACTTTACATGTTCCCTGATTAAGTTGGTAGCTATTAGAATGAGTTATGCTGCCTCACTTAGACTTTAACTTGCGTGTTATACAATGAGCTGAACCTGATAGTTTTCCTACTACTGGGCTAAACCTTAGATCAGTAGGCTCCAttttaaaataacattaaaatttaGTCACAAGACTGATTCTTTGAATGATAGTAGATATACTTAGCAATGCCCATTTGGATGCAAGACTTTTGCACTTGAgaactttttttaaataaattgcaAAGTTGGCATAACTGTATGTTTCCAATAAAATCTCTCTGCTAAAGATATTGGACCTGTGGTTAACATTAATTCTGCGTTTTTCAAAGCAGCCCTATCACTTTTTCATTTATCTATTGTACAATGCACAGCTCCCTTTTTCAGCATTGCACATTGGGCCACGCGGATTACTCTATAAAACTGTCCTTCTCTGCGCAGGTACAGCAGGTAGATTGGTACACATTCCAGCATTTTGGGAAATTCTAGAGATATGTGTCACATCAACCTTAAATGCCATGTACTCCTTGACACGGTAAGTCAAACATTTTCCAtatgttctattttttttaatgacatcCCTTCCATAATTATGTTAATTTCTAATGTGCACAAGCAAAAGTAATGTAGGATGTAGTTGTAATTGTATTGTAACTTTAAACTCCATCCCATAGACTGCTACACACTTGCAGCATGTAATGATGTCCTGTCTCTAGCTGGGGCAGCATACATTTAGCTTTTGTAACCAAGTAGTTTTTCCATTGTGAATATATTATCCATTTTAAAAATAGTCATCCTAACTACATTTTATAATAGCCAACTATTTACCTGTCCTTAGCAGATTAGGAATTACCACCACATTTTCACTGCAACCCAACATGAGATGACACTTAACTTTGGTTTTAGTAGGGACTGTcacaaaattgtttaaaaaatttacATATATTTTGACTCTAAAGAAATTAACTTTAATATGTTCTAATATAATATTCTTTGGACAAAAAAACTGTACTGACCTTGACAAACTTTTTTTCGGTTGAACCTTTCCTGTGAGTTTGCCTTGGCATTGAGCACAAATAGCAACCTTTCAACAACAGTCTTGCAACCTCATGGTTCCTGCTAACCAAGGTCGATACATGAGATTGGAATAACTTCATCAGGTGCAAATCTAAGCCTGGCCAACCTATTAATGTAAGTATGCTTCTGTAATAATGTGCCTTGGATTTTCATGCAACCTACTAAACTTACCATTGCTTGTCATCTTTTTGCCTTCCTGCGAATTTGGTATGCCAGACACAGCCTAAATAATGAAAGAGATATTTTAATGGGATGAAACTGAATATAATGGTGTTATATGAACTTATGTTCCATGGGAGAATATTGctttaacttataaatgtatGCTAAATATAGGACTAGATAGtttaacatttaaataaaatgcATTTATAGTTAAAAGAGGATTATTGATTTATTTACTATCAGTGATTAACTCAATAGTCAATGCCATCTACAGAGTCATAACCATATTGCCAATGTGTTCAATATACAGCAATAATCATGGCTGGGACATCTAAATTGCAGAATTAATGTTAACCACAGGTCCAATAGTTTAACATTTACAGAAAATGCATAGATAGTTAAAAGAGGATTATTTCCTATAAGTGATTAACTCAATAGTCAATGCCATCTACAGAGTCATAACCTAATTGCCAAAGTGTTCAATATACAGCAAGAATCATGGCTGGGACATCTAAAATGTGTTGAGTTCTGCCTAGCTTATGTAGTACTTCTACAAAATAATATCTGCTCAACATATTTGTATATTGAACACTGCTTATTAATCACTGTGATCAATATACAGCAACAATCATGTATTCAAAAGTATTAGAAAATACCTAATTACCTTCCCTTATTTACCACAGTGCTTCCCTTATTTATCATGTGAAGGAGCATGAGACTCAAATATCTCAATGATCCCTTATTTGTTCTGATTAGGAATAGCCAAAATTTGTTGAATATGGATGACCGGCAGCTTCTCTCTATATAATGGCAAACATCGTTTAATTCTTTTAGATAACACTTCTCTCTTTAAGAGCAGCTTCTCTCTTTATACAAATTGAAGTTTGTTGAAGCATTTAATATATGGCACATCTACCTCAATAAGAGCATTAACTAATGTATCAAATTTTTTATAACATTTCTAAGTCATATAAATGATGTCTTTTTACTCTACCATTGAGATTTTAATGCTAACTGTTATTTACTTTGAGTGAGGAGCATTGAATTTTCTGTTCAACCAAGGACAGAACAATATTAATGGTTCTGAGTTACTAATTGTAAAGTGTTTTTAAGAATCATTTGCTTTAAGACCGACATCGTGTTCCGATTACTAATTGTAATATTATTGCCACTGTTGTAGATAATTTTCTGTTGCTACAAATGGAACATATTCACAATGCATCAGGTAAAAAGGCTAGAGCTAGAAGAATGTTGCTTTTGAAAGAAAATCGGTCTAAACGTCAAAAATTTAGTCCTCAACAAATAGTAAGTGGGCAGACTGTGATTAATAATCCTACCTTCCACACTCCGAGACAACCTTTTTCCGACCTTACTCAAGCATTCCAAAATATTATTACAAGAACACCAGTTGATCAACATTCTATTAGTCTAAATGTCAGCGAGGCAGGGACAGAACCTAGCCTATCAATACACGGTTTTAAAAATCTGAGAAGCTGCCACATAGGCTCCTTAGGAACAAATCCTTACTCAAAGTTTGCATCAACTTCTACACTTAAGGAAAATGATACTTTTGGTCTTCCGAGCAGAACTAACCAGCACCCCCTTCCGCTTCATGAAAAGAACGTCGTTCGAGCCGAAAGTTCTTCTAATAGAGCCACGTTattgtaattatttttctttcGTACATACTGTTTCAACCATTGTTTATATCTAATATGTCAACTGGCTATAGGTAAATATTTCTAATGCATTGCCCATTTTCTTTATCAATAGATGTCCACCGGATTCCAAGACAGCTCGGGGACGGCCTAGAAATCAATATGGAGTTCCAAATATGGCGATTAACTTGTGCAGAAACTTTCCTACACCAATGAATACGCAACAAACTGACATACAAACTCATACCTCAAATGCAAACCCACAGCCTAGGTAGATTATTTGATCATGTAATTAAATTACCCTTCAAACCACCTATATATTTGTAAGTTTGATCTTACTAATCTTTGAGAATTGAATAGGTGTTCAGCATTCCATAAACCTGGCAGGGGCAGGCCTAGGAAAAAAACCAGTGCTCCTAACCTCCCTATGAATCATAATACAGAGATCAACAACCAAACAATTAACAGGCAACAGTCTATTCCAACTGAAGTTTGCAGATCAAGGTACCAAACATGACATTCTAACCATTGCtttgacaatttttttaaatactaacTCTCTAATATGCTAATTGGATATTTCACTCCCACAGCGAAGTTGTTAAACGATATGTCCATGGGCTTCAAGTACCGCAAAATAGTGGCAGTCTTGGTCAAGACGAGTATACGCCGGTCTCAACGCCTACACATGCTCCCAACAATCGAAAGACGCCAACATGTCCAGTTTTTACACCTATGGGCAATTTGGATTTTAATAGCGACTCAGACAATGACAGCGACTATGACCCTTTTGCAAGTAAGTTTAATAATGCCATATAGTACACCGTATCTTTGGTTGAAATTCATTACTGTCCAAAAAACCCTTTTCGGAAGTAAGCCGTATTATTAGTTGAAATTCTTAACTGTCTCTACAATGGTAGATGGCCATTATGTTTCAACTAGACCCACACATGTGGTTATTTTCCTTTATTcggtttaaattttgtttatcaTAACATTACAGCATATCTATCCGAGGATGAGTTATTCTCGGAAGACGAAGATTATGATGCTCCATTCATAATTCATGATAATGCTGCCGGCCATTCTGAAGGTATCAGTTCTTAAACACAACCAGCATAACACAAAAATAGTTATGCTTAAATATTCCATTTCTTCTAAAATATTGATATTTTCCATGCTTTTGTAGAATATTACGATATCGGATCCCCTCTTATTGAATGCCGTTATTGTAAAGCGATGATGTGGTATCAAGAGATAATGCATAAAAGTTCTCATTCCGCCAACCCACAGTTTATGATGTGTTGTGGGAACGGGAAAGTTGAACTCCCACTGCTTAGAGAGCCTCCGGAAACCCTTGCAAAACTTTTGTTTGATCACGATAGTTTGGTTAGTCGCAAGTTCCAACAACAAATCCGAGTATACAACATGATGTTTGCATTCACGTCACCAGGGGCAAAGGTTGACAATCGATTTAACAATGGACG includes these proteins:
- the LOC131618862 gene encoding uncharacterized protein LOC131618862, whose translation is MEHIHNASGKKARARRMLLLKENRSKRQKFSPQQIVSGQTVINNPTFHTPRQPFSDLTQAFQNIITRTPVDQHSISLNVSEAGTEPSLSIHGFKNLRSCHIGSLGTNPYSKFASTSTLKENDTFGLPSRTNQHPLPLHEKNVVRAESSSNRATLLCPPDSKTARGRPRNQYGVPNMAINLCRNFPTPMNTQQTDIQTHTSNANPQPRCSAFHKPGRGRPRKKTSAPNLPMNHNTEINNQTINRQQSIPTEVCRSSEVVKRYVHGLQVPQNSGSLGQDEYTPVSTPTHAPNNRKTPTCPVFTPMGNLDFNSDSDNDSDYDPFATYLSEDELFSEDEDYDAPFIIHDNAAGHSEEYYDIGSPLIECRYCKAMMWYQEIMHKSSHSANPQFMMCCGNGKVELPLLREPPETLAKLLFDHDSLVSRKFQQQIRVYNMMFAFTSPGAKVDNRFNNGRGPPTLRIQGQTCHRIGSLLPPQGQKPKFAQLYIYDTENEVENRMHGLRNKEDFDSEVVSRLASMLYKFNPHAKCFQMAKQWLNNGETPNLKLRLISIRSTDGRVYNQPTVSEVAALVVGDIDTAEMRDIIMQTKGGRLQRINELHAAYMAYQYPLIFPYGEDGYRPDVAHRDFPVNENSIRNSSQYANGLPSAFKQESEKLEWLRKNQPKLRVSKYNSLEKEGDQSQAPGISIGKRDVLPSSFVGGRRFMDQLYYDGMAICSKVGFPNLFITFTCNPNWPEIQRVLGPLHLKPQDRPDVISRVFKIKFDQLLSDLTKKGILGKVLAYMYTIEFQKRGLPHAHILLFLHPSNKYPTLDDIDKIISAEVPDPRRHPRLYNLVKSHMVHGPCGLANLNSPCMKDNKCTKFYPKKF